Proteins from a genomic interval of Haemorhous mexicanus isolate bHaeMex1 chromosome Z, bHaeMex1.pri, whole genome shotgun sequence:
- the C6 gene encoding complement component C6 isoform X1 has protein sequence MFLYVQHSDGIKQVTALLCRASSLFPSWHCWCKKPGNQMDTFAMGMTVPTLLVLLSLVIGSSQGCYCEHYPWGSWSACSQTCNFGTQTRHRQIRMDEYYSQNFCDQLCTKQESRTCNQQTCPINCQLGDFGPWSECDPCVKKQFRTRPLLRPSQFGGQACTQPLVDSRPCFPAKLCNIVEVDCKNKFRCESGRCISKTLECNGENDCGDNSDERNCGRKKTVCNRKYESIPGVQLIGSGFHILAGESRGEVLGNSFNGGRCTTVKNNETRKLYRVPANLEAVSFQVTDEEDDVTSDFYKDLTPLSHSASDSSSSTHSGKRSSGIPFLFSKKTRVRVTSSSSFKKAIEASYEKNSNFIRVHKVISVANFTMKQSDLQLSDVFLKALNQLPLEYNYALYSRIFDDFGTHYYTSGKMGGSYDILYQYSSEELQNSGLSAEESTECVRTETTRRVLFWKKKKVSTRCTTNRMTVTHEGSILESSERSISLVKGGRSEFAAALAWEKKGAFPGHRVFTDWLESTKDNPVVIDFEVSPIVELVRNVPCAVTKRRHLRRALREQAGALDPCRCAPCPNNGKPVLSGTQCLCLCPAGTYGDHCQTRAPGHTSVAVDGRWSCWSEWSPCNASFKKRRTRECNNPSPMNGGKPCEGQREEEEDCYVSVFTDRGAPCINDDEAKREENVLIGEPESGCSRPDPPEYGFIRNEKNQYAVGEEVEIACVSGHSLIGYQYLRCLPDQTWTQHHVECQPSVCLRPPISDSVTISPFKQQYNIGETMKLSCQAGFIVTGHTKYTCGKDLSWTPPIMRSVTCEKDVLTKMRGICRSGQKQVGSQCVCMSPEEDCGHYSEDICVLHAVSEQNVTKPSCQYSAEMCLGVQSFHFLHAGPCHGNSNLDWAIERAKLSTNSLKKVPCGYDTCYDWEDCQDTKTQCSCLMPYQCPKGEIRPHCIQMETTGRRRTVSHCMLAAMKCAGIKLQVLEQGSCLP, from the exons ATGGACACCTTTGCCATGGGCATGACTGTGCCAACGCTTCTGGTCCTGCTGAGCCTAGTGattgggagcagccaggggtgctaCTGTGAACATTACCCATGGGGGTCGTGGTCTGCCTGCTCACAGACCTGCAATTTTGGCACACAGACCAGGCACAG gCAAATAAGGATGGATGAATATTATAGCCAAAACTTCTGTGACCAGTTGTGCACAAAGCAAGAATCTCGTACATGTAACCAGCAAACATGTCCTATCAACTGTCAGCTTGGAGATTTTGGCCCTTGGTCAGAATGTGACCCATGTGTTAAAAAACAA tTCCGTACCCGCCCTCTCCTGCGACCATCCCAGTTTGGGGGGCAGGCCTGTACCCAGCCACTGGTGGATTCCCGTCCCTGTTTCCCAGCTAAGCTCTGCAACATTGTGGAAGTTGACTGCAAGAATAAATTTCGGTGTGAGAGTG GTCGCTGTATTTCGAAAACACTGGAATGTAATGGAGAAAATGACTGTGGGGACAACTCTGATGAAAGAAACTGTGGAAGGAAAAAGACTGTGTGTAACCGAAAGTATGAGAGCATCCCAGGTGTGCAATTAATAGGCAGTGG ATTTCACATTCTCGCAGGAGAGAGCCGAGGGGAAGTTCTTGGCAACTCATTCAATGGAGGACGATGCACCACGGTGAAGAACAATGAGACAAGGAAGTTGTATCGTGTTCCTGCCAATCTGGAGGCTGTCAGCTTTCAG GTAACAGATGAAGAGGATGATGTAACATCAGATTTCTACAAAGATTTAACTCCCCTGAGTCACAGTGCTTCTGACAGTAGTTCATCCACTCATAGTGGTAAACGTTCTTCTGGTATCCCATTTTTATTCTCAAAAAAGACACGGGTCCGGGTTacatcatcttcctccttcaAGAAAGCTATTGAAGCCTCGTATGAAAAG AATTCCAACTTTATTAGAGTCCATAAAGTAATTTCTGTTGCAAACTTCACAATGAAACAGTCAGATCTGCAGCTGTCAGACGTCTTTCTAAAAGCACTTAACCAGCTGCCCCTGGAGTACAACTATGCTTTATACAGCAGAATATTTGATGACTTTGGCACTCATTACTACACCTCTGGGAAGATGGGTGGTTCCTATGATATTCTTTACCAGTATAGCTCTGAGGAACTGCAGAACTCGG GCCTGTCAGCTGAGGAATCAACAGAGTGTGTCCGAACAGAAACAACCAGGCGTGTGCtcttctggaagaaaaagaaagtcagTACCAGATGCACCACAAACAGGATGACTGTGACACATGAAG GTTCTATTTTGGAGTCATCTGAACGATCAATTTCCCTGGTAAAAGGTGGCAGGTCAGagtttgcagcagctctggcctgggagaaaaaaggggcTTTTCCAGGACACAGAGTCTTCACAGACTGGCTGGAATCAACAAAGGACAATCCTGTGGTGATTGACTTTGAG GTGTCCCCCATCGTGGAGCTGGTGAGGAACGTGCCATGCGCGGTGACCAAGCGCCGCCACCTGCGGAGGGCCCTGCGGGAGCAGGCGGGCGCGCTGGACCCGTGCCGCTGTGCCCCGTGCCCCAACAACGGCAAGCCCGTGCTCTCGGGGACACAATGCCTCTGCCTGTGCCCGGCCGGCACCTACGGTGACCACTGCCAGACGCGGGCTCCGGGTCACACTTCAG TTGCTGTTGATGGCCGATGGAGTTGCTGGTCTGAATGGAGTCCATGCAATGCTTCCTTCAAAAAAAGAAGGACCCGGGAATGCAATAACCCCTCTCCAATGAACGGTGGGAAGCCGTGTGAAGGGCAGCGGGAAGAAGAGGAGGACTGTTATGTCTCTGTGTTCACAGACAG aGGTGCTCCTTGTATAAATGATGATGAAGCCAAGAGAGAGGAGAATGTCTTGATTGGTGAACCTGAGTCTGGATGTTCTAGGCCAGACCCACCAGAATACGGCTTTATCAGG aatgaAAAGAACCAATATGCTGTTGGGGAGGAAGTTGAAATTGCTTGTGTGAGTGGGCATAGCCTCATTGGCTATCAATACCTTCGGTGTCTGCCAGATCAAACCTGGACACAGCATCATGTTGAGTGCCAAC CCTCAGTATGCCTCAGGCCACCAATATCTGACAGTGTCACAATTTCCCCATTTAAGCAACAGTACAACATTGGTGAAACAATGAAGCTGAGCTGCCAAGCTGGGTTTATAGTCACTGGTCACACAAAGTATACCTGTGGGAAAGACCTGTCCTGGACACCTCCTATTATGAGGTCTGTTACATGTGAAAAAG ATGTGCTAACCAAAATGAGAGGTATTTGCAGATCAGGACAAAAGCAGGTTGGATCTCAGTGTGTTTGTATGTCTCCAGAAGAAGATTGTGG CCACTACTCAGAAGACATCTGTGTGCTACATGCTGTTTCTGAACAGAATGTGACCAAGCCCAGCTGTCAGTACTCAGCTGAAATGTGCCTTGGAGTGCAGTCATTTCATTTCTTGCATGCCGGCCCTTGCCATGGTAATTCCAACCTAGACTGGGCTATTGAGAGGGCAAAGCTCTCTACAAATAGCTTGAAGAAAGTGCCCTGTGGCTATGACACCTGCTATGACTGGGAAGATTGTCAAG ATACAAAGACCCAGTGCTCCTGCCTGATGCCTTACCAGTGCCCCAAAGGAGAGATCCGCCCTCACTGCATCCAAATGGAGAcgacagggaggaggaggacagtCAGTCACTGCATGCTGGCAGCCATGAAGTGTGCTGGCATCAAactgcaggtgctggagcaggggagctgCCTACCATAA
- the C6 gene encoding complement component C6 isoform X2, with protein MDTFAMGMTVPTLLVLLSLVIGSSQGCYCEHYPWGSWSACSQTCNFGTQTRHRQIRMDEYYSQNFCDQLCTKQESRTCNQQTCPINCQLGDFGPWSECDPCVKKQFRTRPLLRPSQFGGQACTQPLVDSRPCFPAKLCNIVEVDCKNKFRCESGRCISKTLECNGENDCGDNSDERNCGRKKTVCNRKYESIPGVQLIGSGFHILAGESRGEVLGNSFNGGRCTTVKNNETRKLYRVPANLEAVSFQVTDEEDDVTSDFYKDLTPLSHSASDSSSSTHSGKRSSGIPFLFSKKTRVRVTSSSSFKKAIEASYEKNSNFIRVHKVISVANFTMKQSDLQLSDVFLKALNQLPLEYNYALYSRIFDDFGTHYYTSGKMGGSYDILYQYSSEELQNSGLSAEESTECVRTETTRRVLFWKKKKVSTRCTTNRMTVTHEGSILESSERSISLVKGGRSEFAAALAWEKKGAFPGHRVFTDWLESTKDNPVVIDFEVSPIVELVRNVPCAVTKRRHLRRALREQAGALDPCRCAPCPNNGKPVLSGTQCLCLCPAGTYGDHCQTRAPGHTSVAVDGRWSCWSEWSPCNASFKKRRTRECNNPSPMNGGKPCEGQREEEEDCYVSVFTDRGAPCINDDEAKREENVLIGEPESGCSRPDPPEYGFIRNEKNQYAVGEEVEIACVSGHSLIGYQYLRCLPDQTWTQHHVECQPSVCLRPPISDSVTISPFKQQYNIGETMKLSCQAGFIVTGHTKYTCGKDLSWTPPIMRSVTCEKDVLTKMRGICRSGQKQVGSQCVCMSPEEDCGHYSEDICVLHAVSEQNVTKPSCQYSAEMCLGVQSFHFLHAGPCHGNSNLDWAIERAKLSTNSLKKVPCGYDTCYDWEDCQDTKTQCSCLMPYQCPKGEIRPHCIQMETTGRRRTVSHCMLAAMKCAGIKLQVLEQGSCLP; from the exons ATGGACACCTTTGCCATGGGCATGACTGTGCCAACGCTTCTGGTCCTGCTGAGCCTAGTGattgggagcagccaggggtgctaCTGTGAACATTACCCATGGGGGTCGTGGTCTGCCTGCTCACAGACCTGCAATTTTGGCACACAGACCAGGCACAG gCAAATAAGGATGGATGAATATTATAGCCAAAACTTCTGTGACCAGTTGTGCACAAAGCAAGAATCTCGTACATGTAACCAGCAAACATGTCCTATCAACTGTCAGCTTGGAGATTTTGGCCCTTGGTCAGAATGTGACCCATGTGTTAAAAAACAA tTCCGTACCCGCCCTCTCCTGCGACCATCCCAGTTTGGGGGGCAGGCCTGTACCCAGCCACTGGTGGATTCCCGTCCCTGTTTCCCAGCTAAGCTCTGCAACATTGTGGAAGTTGACTGCAAGAATAAATTTCGGTGTGAGAGTG GTCGCTGTATTTCGAAAACACTGGAATGTAATGGAGAAAATGACTGTGGGGACAACTCTGATGAAAGAAACTGTGGAAGGAAAAAGACTGTGTGTAACCGAAAGTATGAGAGCATCCCAGGTGTGCAATTAATAGGCAGTGG ATTTCACATTCTCGCAGGAGAGAGCCGAGGGGAAGTTCTTGGCAACTCATTCAATGGAGGACGATGCACCACGGTGAAGAACAATGAGACAAGGAAGTTGTATCGTGTTCCTGCCAATCTGGAGGCTGTCAGCTTTCAG GTAACAGATGAAGAGGATGATGTAACATCAGATTTCTACAAAGATTTAACTCCCCTGAGTCACAGTGCTTCTGACAGTAGTTCATCCACTCATAGTGGTAAACGTTCTTCTGGTATCCCATTTTTATTCTCAAAAAAGACACGGGTCCGGGTTacatcatcttcctccttcaAGAAAGCTATTGAAGCCTCGTATGAAAAG AATTCCAACTTTATTAGAGTCCATAAAGTAATTTCTGTTGCAAACTTCACAATGAAACAGTCAGATCTGCAGCTGTCAGACGTCTTTCTAAAAGCACTTAACCAGCTGCCCCTGGAGTACAACTATGCTTTATACAGCAGAATATTTGATGACTTTGGCACTCATTACTACACCTCTGGGAAGATGGGTGGTTCCTATGATATTCTTTACCAGTATAGCTCTGAGGAACTGCAGAACTCGG GCCTGTCAGCTGAGGAATCAACAGAGTGTGTCCGAACAGAAACAACCAGGCGTGTGCtcttctggaagaaaaagaaagtcagTACCAGATGCACCACAAACAGGATGACTGTGACACATGAAG GTTCTATTTTGGAGTCATCTGAACGATCAATTTCCCTGGTAAAAGGTGGCAGGTCAGagtttgcagcagctctggcctgggagaaaaaaggggcTTTTCCAGGACACAGAGTCTTCACAGACTGGCTGGAATCAACAAAGGACAATCCTGTGGTGATTGACTTTGAG GTGTCCCCCATCGTGGAGCTGGTGAGGAACGTGCCATGCGCGGTGACCAAGCGCCGCCACCTGCGGAGGGCCCTGCGGGAGCAGGCGGGCGCGCTGGACCCGTGCCGCTGTGCCCCGTGCCCCAACAACGGCAAGCCCGTGCTCTCGGGGACACAATGCCTCTGCCTGTGCCCGGCCGGCACCTACGGTGACCACTGCCAGACGCGGGCTCCGGGTCACACTTCAG TTGCTGTTGATGGCCGATGGAGTTGCTGGTCTGAATGGAGTCCATGCAATGCTTCCTTCAAAAAAAGAAGGACCCGGGAATGCAATAACCCCTCTCCAATGAACGGTGGGAAGCCGTGTGAAGGGCAGCGGGAAGAAGAGGAGGACTGTTATGTCTCTGTGTTCACAGACAG aGGTGCTCCTTGTATAAATGATGATGAAGCCAAGAGAGAGGAGAATGTCTTGATTGGTGAACCTGAGTCTGGATGTTCTAGGCCAGACCCACCAGAATACGGCTTTATCAGG aatgaAAAGAACCAATATGCTGTTGGGGAGGAAGTTGAAATTGCTTGTGTGAGTGGGCATAGCCTCATTGGCTATCAATACCTTCGGTGTCTGCCAGATCAAACCTGGACACAGCATCATGTTGAGTGCCAAC CCTCAGTATGCCTCAGGCCACCAATATCTGACAGTGTCACAATTTCCCCATTTAAGCAACAGTACAACATTGGTGAAACAATGAAGCTGAGCTGCCAAGCTGGGTTTATAGTCACTGGTCACACAAAGTATACCTGTGGGAAAGACCTGTCCTGGACACCTCCTATTATGAGGTCTGTTACATGTGAAAAAG ATGTGCTAACCAAAATGAGAGGTATTTGCAGATCAGGACAAAAGCAGGTTGGATCTCAGTGTGTTTGTATGTCTCCAGAAGAAGATTGTGG CCACTACTCAGAAGACATCTGTGTGCTACATGCTGTTTCTGAACAGAATGTGACCAAGCCCAGCTGTCAGTACTCAGCTGAAATGTGCCTTGGAGTGCAGTCATTTCATTTCTTGCATGCCGGCCCTTGCCATGGTAATTCCAACCTAGACTGGGCTATTGAGAGGGCAAAGCTCTCTACAAATAGCTTGAAGAAAGTGCCCTGTGGCTATGACACCTGCTATGACTGGGAAGATTGTCAAG ATACAAAGACCCAGTGCTCCTGCCTGATGCCTTACCAGTGCCCCAAAGGAGAGATCCGCCCTCACTGCATCCAAATGGAGAcgacagggaggaggaggacagtCAGTCACTGCATGCTGGCAGCCATGAAGTGTGCTGGCATCAAactgcaggtgctggagcaggggagctgCCTACCATAA